From a single bacterium genomic region:
- a CDS encoding response regulator has product MSKTVMCVDDEINLLKLYEQVLTDEGYQVWAARTIKEARELMGSFPIDLVVWDIKMEKENGLDLLEEIKRSRPEVPVILNSAFSTYKSDFKSWLANEYLVKNSDFGELKTKIGKLLDE; this is encoded by the coding sequence ATGTCTAAGACAGTAATGTGCGTCGATGACGAAATCAATCTTCTCAAGTTATACGAGCAGGTATTGACGGATGAGGGATATCAGGTCTGGGCCGCTCGCACAATCAAGGAAGCAAGGGAACTAATGGGATCTTTCCCGATCGATCTGGTGGTTTGGGACATCAAGATGGAGAAGGAAAACGGTCTGGACCTGCTCGAAGAGATCAAACGGAGCCGCCCGGAAGTGCCGGTAATTCTCAATTCGGCTTTCAGTACCTACAAGTCAGATTTCAAGAGCTGGCTGGCGAACGAATATCTTGTTAAGAACAGCGATTTCGGCGAACTCAAGACCAAGATTGGAAAACTTCTGGATGAATAA